The genome window CAGTGAGCAAGTTCTCGCCTCCATTCAACTTGAGAGGTACTATGCTAGAAGACTCTCCGTTCAGGTTTCTGAGGAGTCCGCTTTTGTTTCCGCGAACCAGCCGAAGGGTAGTCTCGACATTGACGTGAGCGTCAAGCACAAGGTTGAGATTGCCGAAAAGGATAAGAGAGCGCGGGTTACTTCCTCTTGCACCCTACTACCGGACACAGATAGCCCGGAGCGTCCATTTCGAATTCACGTTGAGCTTATAGGGTTCTTTTCGTACGCCGGTAGCGAGGAGAACGAAGAAGA of Bacillota bacterium contains these proteins:
- a CDS encoding protein-export chaperone SecB codes for the protein MSSEQVLASIQLERYYARRLSVQVSEESAFVSANQPKGSLDIDVSVKHKVEIAEKDKRARVTSSCTLLPDTDSPERPFRIHVELIGFFSYAGSEENEEELKRLLNVNAVAILYPYLRATVTAATLAANIQPIILPT